Proteins co-encoded in one Leptospira yasudae genomic window:
- the gspG gene encoding type II secretion system major pseudopilin GspG: protein MNLSKLKRKHRKGLTLIELAVVVIILGALIALVYSNFRPGEISDDTAALKLKKDAYELQSHLERYAQRYGTYPSDEQGLEALVEKPTTGEVPEDWKPILTKKAAINDPWGSAYKLKRDANGDVQLVTLGKDKKEGGEGKNADFNILNEDEYPSDFRRK from the coding sequence TTGAATCTGTCCAAATTAAAGAGAAAACACAGAAAGGGTCTCACACTCATAGAACTCGCTGTCGTCGTGATCATCTTAGGTGCGCTGATCGCCCTTGTTTATTCCAACTTCCGTCCCGGTGAAATCAGCGATGATACAGCCGCTCTCAAACTGAAAAAAGACGCATACGAACTTCAATCGCATTTGGAACGATACGCGCAAAGATACGGAACATATCCTTCCGACGAGCAAGGTCTTGAGGCGCTGGTGGAAAAACCGACCACTGGAGAAGTTCCCGAAGACTGGAAGCCGATCCTTACCAAAAAAGCGGCCATCAACGATCCTTGGGGAAGCGCTTATAAGTTAAAGAGGGACGCGAACGGCGACGTTCAACTCGTAACCTTAGGTAAGGATAAAAAAGAAGGCGGAGAAGGTAAGAATGCTGACTTTAACATCCTCAACGAAGACGAATATCCTTCCGACTTCCGCAGAAAATAA
- a CDS encoding pilus assembly FimT family protein, which translates to MKTRNVRKGFTLIELIVVIAILAGLISILASTAANFIIPSGSDAAQTLKQAAEFCYRKSILTNTTMVLELDIDNDTYSVKKLVRDESGLKENLVFKPKKLPYTSEIIDITDIRGFRYTKGIIKVPYTYLGISADYSVHLGNDPSIYRTLILYRYGGKVSILEGEQFHTSSNLATDKNWKEQDDNEQQQP; encoded by the coding sequence ATGAAAACACGTAATGTCCGGAAAGGATTCACCCTGATCGAGTTAATCGTAGTCATCGCGATCCTCGCGGGGTTGATTAGCATTCTTGCAAGTACGGCCGCGAACTTCATCATTCCGTCCGGAAGCGACGCGGCGCAAACCCTCAAACAAGCGGCTGAATTCTGTTATCGAAAATCCATCCTGACAAATACGACCATGGTTTTGGAATTGGACATCGACAACGACACGTATTCTGTTAAAAAACTGGTTCGGGACGAGAGCGGTTTAAAAGAGAATCTCGTATTCAAACCGAAAAAACTTCCGTATACGTCCGAGATCATAGACATCACCGACATTCGCGGTTTTCGTTATACGAAAGGAATCATCAAGGTTCCTTACACCTATTTAGGAATTTCCGCGGATTACAGCGTTCATTTAGGAAACGATCCTTCGATTTACAGAACTTTGATTCTCTATCGATACGGAGGAAAGGTTTCCATCCTGGAGGGGGAACAATTTCACACTTCCTCAAACCTCGCAACCGATAAGAACTGGAAAGAACAGGATGATAACGAACAGCAGCAACCGTAA
- a CDS encoding type II secretion system protein gives MITNSSNRNPFLSRITKRIRIDRFLRKGFNLIEVSIALALAGIAMTYTYMVISNGIRQQRMASVVSNAVHLAKIKMAQIDSVSVLQSDKTTGEIPGYPGYSFETQIGEEDMDLLKLAGKEGQKPEDLLGGRDSEMNKLIMRRSGQANQGASTAGIIRVFRIKVTIKYPTGSGTESYTAETFKSAQY, from the coding sequence ATGATAACGAACAGCAGCAACCGTAATCCGTTCTTATCCCGGATCACAAAACGCATCCGTATCGATCGATTCCTTCGGAAAGGATTCAACCTGATCGAGGTTTCGATCGCGCTTGCGTTAGCCGGCATCGCCATGACATACACGTATATGGTGATCTCGAACGGAATCAGACAACAGAGAATGGCGTCAGTCGTTTCCAACGCGGTGCATCTCGCCAAAATCAAAATGGCTCAAATCGATTCCGTCTCCGTTCTTCAATCCGACAAAACCACGGGAGAAATTCCGGGGTATCCCGGCTACAGCTTTGAAACCCAGATCGGCGAAGAGGATATGGACCTTCTCAAGCTCGCGGGAAAAGAAGGACAAAAGCCGGAAGATCTTTTGGGAGGAAGGGATTCCGAGATGAACAAATTGATCATGAGACGATCGGGTCAAGCGAACCAAGGCGCTTCGACCGCGGGGATTATCCGCGTGTTTCGAATCAAGGTGACGATCAAATATCCGACCGGAAGCGGAACGGAATCCTATACGGCCGAAACGTTCAAGTCCGCACAATATTAA
- a CDS encoding type II secretion system protein GspJ: protein MVVMILGVIFTGIFSTYYTSLRISRESSSPGGAAKRDILLAMENIRSTLAMTYFHQTQRRLIFIGRNDGRGLDRRDRLDFAATHPNSEETSMPEVREVSFYLKPMLDTPDYYALIRREDEMVDRYPKSGGTEYTLLTHVKSFQLKYSRTGAKWEDEWDSKLTKVLPRLIRVEMIVNSGKKEVRYETLAFPGILFK from the coding sequence ATCGTGGTGATGATCTTAGGAGTGATCTTTACGGGAATCTTTTCCACGTATTACACTTCGCTTCGGATTTCGCGGGAATCCTCTTCTCCCGGAGGGGCCGCGAAACGGGATATTCTTTTGGCGATGGAAAATATCCGAAGCACGCTCGCGATGACGTATTTTCACCAGACGCAGAGAAGACTCATCTTTATCGGCAGAAACGACGGAAGGGGACTCGACAGAAGAGACAGACTCGATTTCGCCGCCACTCATCCCAACTCCGAAGAAACCTCCATGCCCGAAGTACGGGAAGTTTCCTTTTATCTCAAACCCATGCTTGACACGCCGGATTATTACGCGCTCATTCGAAGAGAAGACGAAATGGTGGATCGTTATCCGAAATCGGGCGGAACCGAATATACGTTGTTAACCCATGTGAAAAGTTTTCAACTCAAGTATTCCAGAACCGGAGCCAAATGGGAAGACGAATGGGATTCCAAACTCACCAAGGTTCTTCCTAGATTGATTCGCGTGGAGATGATCGTAAATTCCGGTAAAAAGGAGGTCCGTTATGAAACTCTCGCGTTTCCCGGAATTCTTTTTAAATAA